In Miscanthus floridulus cultivar M001 chromosome 19, ASM1932011v1, whole genome shotgun sequence, the DNA window ggcagggaacgccgtcttcgcctcgcccgaggctctccagggaaggcctcggcagggggtgcattctccgtatcgcacgaggcgtctcgcgcgaggcctcggcaaggagcccgatctccgtctcgcgcgagacctcagtctccgtgtcgctcgaggccgggtcgcccgcagcccgtcaccccccgcctcgaccgaccctccagacaacgcgtcatgtctcattaatgcttcaaccactcccgcaatctcagccggacgacggctcaacgccatagaatggccgacgcgacccgaggtcgcatcagcgccataccggccgggacagggcacggcggggattaccgaccactgtgtcctaacactgtgtccacgatcggtgccataccggctgggacagggtacggcggggattctcggccactgtgtcctaacgctgtgcccacgatcagccgcccgctcgaggcctcggcactgtacaccaaggtctcggcgatcttggggttcgcgcctgccgagacccctccaccgcggtgcagcctcggcaccgaccaagcctcggcctcgcacatagtccgtccacagtggcttgcatgtgcaccaccgcacccactccgaggcagtcccggggttCCCACGACGCACAGAATCTGATGGGATGACCACGCcgctccagtgctccaaggacggaccactccgacgaccacgccgccacaggaacaggctacagggcccggacacgccgcctctgttcacacgacgccgtatagttagctcatgtaccgtcctagtcctcccttcaggctataaaaggagaggacttgggccgttttaGGGGGACGaaggagaacaccttgtaacacacacacacacgcacatccctgccgcctgagagcaacgtctcaagcggcccgcacgacaccctgccgagacctgggaccagctccctctcttctttagcttgtaaccccctactacgagcacttcggtgcaaggaatacaagatcgacctctcagactggacgtagggcctcgattgcctgaaccagtataaaccttgtgtctctttgcatcaccatccggaatcgggagcacgcagaacaaattcactggttggttgaggacccccggtccgaaacaccgacatgaAGAATGGAGATACTTTCGGAGTTCCGGTCTTTGCTTTGGCTGGTAATTGCTATTGCAAGGTAATTTACTACTTTCACTCTTTCGCGATTTTAATATGCGCTATTATCTATATTTATTAAAAAACAGTAAAATGTATCCGCGTATCGGGTTTCTTAGAAAATTGTCGTATCCGCGTATCAGTATCCTTCCGATACCGAtacgcgtatccgtatccgtgcaaCTTAGGTTGTAATGCTCATGAATGCTCTATCGCAAGTAAGggtctgtttagttcccaaaaatttttgtGCAGTactcacatcgaatcttgcggcacatgcatggagtactaaatgtagaaaaaaaaaactaattgcacagttgggtgagaaatcgcgagacgaaactttcgaacctaattagtccataattagacactaattgccaaatacaaacgaaagttctacagtagccaaaaccaaaaaaattttgcatctaaacacGCCTTAAGCTGCTGAATACCCCCTGCAAAAGGGAACCTGAAAAAGTTTGATGtcaggttcaaaaaaaaaaaaagtttgatgTCCAGATTACAACTAGTCGATTTCAGAAACCAAGCTGTCATAAAAGGTGCAAAGCTCAACCGTGATGTCCCGAGTTCAGAAACCAAGCTGCCATTTATAGTTCAAAATATCAGCGAAGGAAAGATTTAATATCATTTTTTGGAATTTTTTGAACAAAACCTAATGTCTGAAATGGAATGAAGCTGATACCTGCAACAGGGAgagtgttggagttgttccaaattcactccaagatataggccaggcttctgacggagcgaagcggaggcccgtcgccggaggcttgggccggagcgtagcggagtctgaagctggcccatcaggtctcgcccctatgctcggggggtgcggggggcggagccccccgcggtacggtacggtatatacacccttgctagggttttgtggagacttgattctcttgtaagccgccataggcgtgtaacccaaaactcttgagatagtgagattgttgctggctggtgcccgtggtttttccccttcacatcggaggggttttccacgttaaatcgtgtgtctcctctgtggcttgattctttacttcttattcctatacgtcgttcataacagagAGTTCCTTAAACACCTCCTTCCCATACCTGTCAAGTACTAACAAGCAATGGTGACCCTACAGATTTTGACATAATTTTACATTAAGGTGACCAATATGTAGAAGTTTATTTAAATATACAAGACAAATTTAATTGTAGACCATTTGCCGGAACCAATACAAATAATACTACTACATGCTTATATATTGGTTTTTGAGGTCCCTTGAAGTCTTATGATGGACAGTGTCACCATATGTCATGATCCCTGACTACACATTCCTGAAGAATTCTCTACATGTACAATCCACATACTCTTATATCACTAAATTGTCATTGTGATCTCTGCTGAATGCCATTGAAGATGAATATAGGTTGAACCAACAATGTCCCGATGAGAGGTTGATAAGAAAGAAGTTTAATAAACTAAATACCACTAAACAAAGAGTCATTTCACGTAGATAATAACTGTAACGGAAAAAAAAACATTGGAAATAGACTTGATGAGAGGAATTTAGTGACACTCCACAGAGAAAACTGGAAACTAAGGAGGTGTTTGGTTTcccggactaaattttagtccatgtcacgaCGTTCAGATGCTATTTAGGacaactaaatatgagttaattataaaactaattacacagatggagaatAATTTactagacgaatttattaagcctaattaatccgccattagcacacatttactgtagcaccacattgtcaaatcatggactaattaggctttaaaaattcgtctcgtaaattagccataatctatgcaattagttattttttcgtctatatttaatacttcatgcatatgtccaaatatccgatgggacatggactaaaattttcctgtaggaaccaaacacctccTAAAACTCTGCCCCCAAATGGATTGCAAACTATTCATAATATTCAACAGATCCTCATCAATATGAAAGATTCAGCTATTCGTTTCATCTATCATTGGTAAAAGAGGACAATAAGACACCTAGTAAGAAAGGTCCGAAGTGAACTGACAAAAAGATGTGCTGAGTATTATGATGTGTAGTATTCTGATCTTAACATGCCCTATGGGCTATGGCAGAGTTAACCGGTACCTGTTTGTTCGACTGGGTCAGCGAGAGAGCAAGTATCCTCTGTGACGATGCTTCCCGTCAGTCAAAGCACACTATGACATTAGCTCCAGCTCTGTAGTAACCAGGACGAGGATCTATCGCATCTCATCTGCTTCTCCGTGACCCATTCCAATCGAAAATCATACTCGCCATCCCTGTGGAACAATGGAGGCACAGCACCATTCAGATGATTCAGACTTGTAGCTCAAACAGCAGATGCACTTGAAGGCCAGAAAAGATAAGGAATAGTAACTCACAATTTTCATACCTTTAGCTTGCTTTACCGTTGGCAATTGAGGTGAAACTTCAATTTTCAGAGCATTTCCTCAAGGCTAGAATCTACTACTTCCTGACAAGAGCTGCAACTTCCTGAGCCACTGGCATTTGTAGATCCAGTACTGGGAATAGATAACAAGAGACAGTTTATAAAACAAAGTCGACATTTTATTAATTTATTGCGTTGAACAAATATTACACTGATCAATTCCTGCTACGAAGATTGGTCAAACAACAAATAAATGGCAAGGAAGCAACAATGAATTAGGTTGCTTCATAACATTACATGAATCAGCTAAGCCGCTACTTACAATGCAATGAAATAGTCCCTGTGGTACTACAATCCTACATCAAGAAACAGCTACTAGCAGCGATCTAATAACTAAACAATGTCATGTGTCCAGGGTGACTTGAAGTTCTTGAACCACGGGTGCTCAAGCGCTTCCGCCGCGGTGAGCCTCTTCTCAGGGCAGAAGGCCAGCAGGCCCGTCAGCACATCACGCCCAATCTCCGACAGATCTGCCAAACATTCTGGATCAAGCTTTCCGGCTGCAGAGGTCATCCGATCTCGAAGCTCGGACATCTCGTCAAACATCTCCTCATGTGTCTCTGCGTGGAACAGAGTCTCACCGCTTAGAAGCTCCGCCATAACGCACCCGAGGCCCCACATGTCGACAGCCGGACCGTAGTACCAATTGCCGTCGAGCAGCTCCGGCGCGTTGTACTGCAGCGTCCCGACGGGGGAGGCCTCATGCGCCTTCCCGGCGGGCTTCTGTCGCGTCGCCGATCCAAAGTCACACACTTTGAGCTCGCCGAAAGGGCAGACGAGGATGTTCTCTGGCTTCATGTCCCGATGGATGAAGCCCACACCATGGATCTTCTTGGCAGCGCTGAGGAGCTGCTGCATCATCACGCGGACCACGTCCTCGGACAAGGGCCTCCACATGGAGTCGCGGAGGCTTACCCCGCCGTGGACCAGCTCCAACACAAGGTGGACGTCCCCAGTGCTAGGGTCGGCGGCGACATCCTGGATACCGATGATGGAGGGGTGACCGCGGCACACGTGGAGGCAACCGGCCTCCATGGCGAGCGCGCGGCGATCGGGGTGGCCGATCCATTTGAGCGCCACCTTCTTGCCGGTGCGGCGGTCGCGCCCCCTGCGCACGACGCCTTCGGCACCCTCGCCGAGCACCTCGAACAGCTCGAACTCGTCGATGCTCCGGGGACCGCTGTGCCGCGGTCGCTTGTTCGCGTCAGCAGCGCGTGCTTCTTGGT includes these proteins:
- the LOC136526776 gene encoding putative cyclin-dependent kinase F-2, translated to MSAAVPTARKRPVPDQEARAADANKRPRHSGPRSIDEFELFEVLGEGAEGVVRRGRDRRTGKKVALKWIGHPDRRALAMEAGCLHVCRGHPSIIGIQDVAADPSTGDVHLVLELVHGGVSLRDSMWRPLSEDVVRVMMQQLLSAAKKIHGVGFIHRDMKPENILVCPFGELKVCDFGSATRQKPAGKAHEASPVGTLQYNAPELLDGNWYYGPAVDMWGLGCVMAELLSGETLFHAETHEEMFDEMSELRDRMTSAAGKLDPECLADLSEIGRDVLTGLLAFCPEKRLTAAEALEHPWFKNFKSPWTHDIV